In Mycolicibacterium phocaicum, one DNA window encodes the following:
- a CDS encoding transglutaminase family protein, which translates to MSREYQITHRTRYRYSDVVTSSYGRGFLTPRDSGQQRCQSYRLNIDPEPADRSTSRDAYGNISSYFHVTQPHQELVVTGRSIVEVDPPPAEWYAAGAAVAPWEDSRPSGPDGALATEFVLDLQPAEITDEVRDYAAPSFAPGRPLIEVLRELNSRIFADFTYRSGSTTVSTRVAEVLAAREGVCQDFARLAIACLRANGLAASYVSGYLATDPPPGKERMVGIDATHAWASVWTPQNQWLGLDPTNDQMVDERYIVVGFGRDYADVPPLRGIIYTDSESSIIDVSVDVAPIVGGQLRA; encoded by the coding sequence ATGAGCCGCGAGTACCAGATCACCCACCGCACGCGCTATCGCTACTCGGACGTCGTCACCAGCTCGTACGGCCGCGGATTCCTCACCCCGCGCGACAGCGGCCAGCAGCGCTGCCAGTCGTATCGGCTCAACATCGATCCTGAACCCGCCGACCGTTCCACGAGCCGGGACGCCTACGGCAACATCAGCTCGTATTTCCATGTGACACAACCACATCAGGAACTCGTCGTGACCGGGCGCAGCATCGTCGAGGTCGACCCGCCGCCCGCCGAGTGGTATGCGGCGGGAGCCGCCGTGGCGCCGTGGGAGGACTCCCGGCCGTCCGGGCCGGACGGTGCGCTGGCCACCGAATTCGTGCTGGATCTGCAGCCCGCGGAGATCACCGACGAGGTGCGGGATTACGCCGCACCGAGTTTCGCGCCCGGCCGGCCGCTGATCGAGGTGCTGCGCGAGCTGAACTCGCGCATCTTCGCCGACTTCACCTACCGGTCCGGGTCGACGACGGTGTCCACCCGGGTCGCGGAGGTTTTGGCCGCCCGCGAAGGGGTATGTCAGGACTTCGCCCGCCTGGCCATCGCGTGCCTGCGGGCGAACGGTCTTGCGGCGAGCTATGTCTCGGGATATCTGGCGACCGACCCGCCGCCGGGGAAGGAACGGATGGTGGGTATCGACGCCACCCATGCCTGGGCGTCGGTGTGGACGCCGCAGAACCAGTGGCTGGGGCTCGACCCGACCAACGACCAGATGGTCGACGAGCGCTACATCGTGGTGGGGTTCGGCAGGGACTACGCCGATGTGCCGCCGCTGCGCGGCATCATCTACACCGACTCCGAGAGCAGCATCATCGACGTCTCCGTCGACGTCGCACCAATTGTGGGAGGACAACTGCGTGCGTGA
- a CDS encoding circularly permuted type 2 ATP-grasp protein has product MVLRTHRSPELAEEAAPVGDPLAGYRADRAQEPLFDVRDVAGAGYDELVDESGAIRPAWQELTDCVRDRGRAGLNQLRGVVRELVDNDGISYVQVDRDGETVTDVDGTPVVDTWQLDALPLVLSAADWRTLESGLVQRSRLLDAVLTDLYGARRAITSGVLPPELVYAHPGYVRAARGITVPGRHQLFLHGCDVSRHRDGGFVVNADWTQAPSGAGYALADRRVVAHAMPELYEKVAPRPASPWAQALRLALIDAAPEAAREPVVVVLSPGSHSETAFDQAYLAGVLGFPLVESADLVVRDGNLWMRSLGTLKRVDVVLRRVDAEYVDPLDLRPDSRLGVVGLVEVLRRGAVTVVNTLGSGILESPGITRFLPELAELLTGESPDLPSARCFWGGIDAERSHLLSKLSTLLIRPVTGGPAIVGPALSAAKRSALAARITAAPWQWMGQELPEFSTAPMDLLPSGLSAGSVGMRLFTVAQRGGYAPMIGGLGYVLARGHAAYGMETVAAKDVWVRSPDRAAVVQAQPVELPGMTASPTRAVSSPRVLSDLFWLGRYAERAEFTARLLTVTRERYHEFRYRRDLGGSDCVPVLLTALGRITGTDTGADGDYAEQLAITPTTLWALTADRHRPGSLAQSVERLGLAARAVRDQMSNDTWMVLAAVERAVLQPSDRARHRQGTTLPPPDSKTKGEAYLSTAPSQTLAGMLALSGVAAESMVRDVGWTMMDIGKRIERGLGLTALLRATLTTAHSAETERTVSESVLVVCESAVMYRRRMLGQVSVAAIADLVLFDEENPRSLAFQFERLRADLRALPSSTGSTRPERMIDEIAARLRRQDPADLEHVTDDGRRDELAELLDGMHTDLRELSELIRAAHLALPSGMQPLWGPDERRQMP; this is encoded by the coding sequence ATGGTTCTCCGTACACACAGATCCCCAGAGCTGGCCGAGGAGGCGGCGCCCGTCGGCGACCCACTGGCCGGGTATCGGGCCGACCGGGCCCAGGAACCGTTGTTCGACGTCCGGGACGTCGCCGGGGCCGGTTACGACGAACTGGTCGATGAGTCGGGCGCGATCCGGCCGGCCTGGCAGGAGCTGACCGACTGCGTCCGCGACCGCGGCCGAGCCGGCCTGAATCAGCTGCGTGGCGTAGTCCGAGAGCTCGTCGACAACGACGGCATCAGCTACGTGCAGGTCGACCGCGACGGTGAGACCGTCACCGATGTCGACGGCACGCCGGTGGTGGACACCTGGCAGCTCGATGCGCTGCCCCTGGTGTTGTCCGCGGCCGACTGGCGCACCCTCGAATCCGGACTGGTGCAGCGTTCCCGGCTGCTCGACGCGGTGCTCACCGACCTGTACGGCGCGCGCCGCGCCATCACCTCCGGGGTGCTGCCGCCGGAGCTGGTGTACGCCCACCCCGGCTACGTCCGGGCGGCCCGCGGCATCACGGTGCCGGGCCGTCACCAGCTGTTCCTGCACGGCTGCGACGTCAGCCGCCACCGCGACGGCGGCTTCGTCGTCAACGCGGACTGGACGCAGGCGCCCTCGGGGGCCGGATACGCGCTCGCCGACCGGCGGGTCGTCGCGCACGCCATGCCCGAGCTGTACGAGAAGGTGGCCCCGCGTCCGGCGTCGCCGTGGGCGCAGGCGCTGCGGCTGGCACTGATCGACGCGGCGCCCGAGGCCGCGCGGGAACCGGTGGTCGTCGTACTCAGCCCCGGCAGTCATTCCGAGACCGCCTTCGACCAGGCCTACCTGGCGGGTGTGCTGGGCTTCCCGTTGGTCGAGAGCGCCGACCTCGTCGTGCGCGACGGCAACCTCTGGATGCGCTCCCTGGGCACCCTCAAGCGCGTCGATGTCGTACTTCGCCGGGTCGATGCCGAGTACGTCGATCCGCTGGATCTGCGTCCGGACTCCCGCCTCGGCGTGGTGGGACTCGTCGAGGTGCTGCGCCGCGGGGCGGTGACGGTCGTGAACACGCTGGGCAGCGGCATCCTCGAGAGCCCGGGAATCACCCGGTTCCTGCCCGAGCTGGCCGAGCTGCTCACCGGGGAGTCGCCGGACCTGCCGAGTGCCCGATGTTTCTGGGGCGGCATCGACGCCGAGCGTTCGCATCTGTTGAGCAAGCTGTCCACCCTCTTGATCCGGCCGGTGACCGGCGGCCCGGCGATCGTCGGCCCGGCCCTGTCCGCCGCCAAGCGGTCCGCGCTGGCCGCCCGGATCACCGCCGCCCCCTGGCAATGGATGGGCCAGGAACTGCCCGAGTTCTCCACGGCCCCGATGGACCTGCTGCCGAGCGGACTGTCCGCAGGCAGCGTCGGGATGCGGCTGTTCACCGTCGCCCAGCGTGGCGGTTACGCGCCGATGATCGGCGGCCTGGGCTACGTGCTGGCGCGGGGGCACGCCGCCTACGGCATGGAAACCGTTGCGGCCAAGGATGTCTGGGTGCGATCGCCCGACCGGGCCGCGGTCGTGCAGGCGCAGCCGGTCGAGCTGCCGGGGATGACGGCGAGCCCGACCCGCGCCGTGAGCTCGCCGCGTGTGCTCTCCGACCTGTTCTGGCTGGGCCGGTACGCCGAACGCGCCGAGTTCACCGCGCGGCTGCTCACCGTCACCCGCGAGCGCTACCACGAATTCCGGTACCGGCGGGACCTCGGCGGCAGCGACTGCGTGCCGGTCCTGCTGACCGCACTGGGCCGGATCACCGGCACCGACACCGGTGCCGACGGCGACTACGCCGAACAGCTGGCCATCACGCCGACGACGCTGTGGGCGCTCACCGCGGACCGGCACCGCCCGGGTTCGCTGGCGCAGTCGGTGGAACGGCTGGGCCTGGCCGCGCGTGCGGTCCGCGACCAGATGTCGAACGACACCTGGATGGTGCTGGCCGCCGTCGAACGTGCGGTGCTGCAGCCGTCCGACCGCGCTCGACACCGCCAGGGCACGACGCTGCCACCGCCGGATTCGAAGACCAAGGGCGAGGCGTACCTGTCCACCGCGCCGAGTCAGACGCTGGCCGGCATGCTGGCCCTGTCGGGCGTGGCGGCCGAATCCATGGTCCGCGACGTCGGCTGGACGATGATGGACATCGGCAAGCGCATCGAGCGCGGTCTCGGCCTGACCGCGCTGCTGCGGGCCACCCTCACCACCGCCCACAGCGCCGAGACCGAACGGACCGTCAGCGAGTCCGTCCTCGTGGTGTGCGAATCGGCGGTGATGTACCGCAGGCGCATGCTGGGACAGGTGAGCGTGGCAGCCATCGCCGACCTGGTGTTGTTCGACGAGGAGAATCCGCGGTCGCTGGCCTTCCAGTTCGAGCGGTTGCGCGCCGATCTGCGGGCACTGCCGTCCTCGACCGGATCCACCCGGCCGGAGCGGATGATCGACGAGATCGCCGCCCGGCTACGCCGCCAGGATCCGGCCGACCTCGAGCACGTCACCGACGACGGGCGGCGCGACGAACTCGCCGAGCTGCTCGACGGTATGCACACCGATCTGCGGGAGCTGTCCGAGCTGATCCGCGCCGCCCACCTGGCCCTGCCGAGTGGCATGCAGCCGCTGTGGGGTCCCGACGAACGGCGGCAGATGCCATGA
- a CDS encoding transglutaminase family protein: MAIKVALEHRTSYTFDRLVKVYPHVVRLRPAPHSRTPIEAYSLQVEPADHFINWQQDAFGNFVGRLVFPNRATRLSITVGLIADLKVINPFDFFIEEWAETVPFAYPDNLLEDLKPYLRPVDDADDLTAAWVRNFDVVPGTGTIDFLVSLNRAVTADVGYSVRLEPGVQTPDFTLRTGIGSCRDSAWLLVAILRKMGFAARFVSGYLVQLSADIEALDGPSGPAADFTDLHAWTEVYIPGAGWVGLDPTSGLLAGEGHIPLSATPHPESAAPITGAVEPCESTLDFVNVVTRVHEDPRVTLPYTEQAWESIQALGAVIDDRMAERDVRLTVGGEPTFVSIDNQTDDEWTTAADGPHKRTLASALTAQLKAAWAPDGLVQRSQGKWYPGEPLPRWQIGLMWRTDGTPLWTDATLLADPWSGESHAAATDAARRLLAEIAAGLGLPDSQVRPAYEDALARLADAVRRPEGDPVTDDLADDGAAQRKALADKLDAAVTEPAAHVLPLHRSDDDSGWVSADWRLRRGRLVLTGGDSPAGLRLPLNSISWQPPRPVPDADPLAPGRADNPAGPATVVSADGAPTTALVAEVRDGLLYVFLPPTTEFDDFADLVGRIEKAAANIGVPVVLEGYGPPPDARLQQMTVTPDPGVIEVNVAPTAGFAEQAAQLETLYEAARQARLGTESFDVDGTHGGTGGGNHITLGGVTPADSPLLRRPDLLVSMLTYWQRHPALSYLFSGRFIGTTSQAPRVDEGRLEALYELEIAFAEIDRVAEGSPWAIDRALRHLLTDITGNTHRAEFCIDKLYNPDSARGRLGLLELRGFEMPPHFQMAMVQSLLVRSLVAWFWDEPLRAPLIRHGENLHGRYLLPHFIIQDIAEVAADLRAHGIAFDTSWLDPFTEFRFPRIGSVILDGAELELRGAIEPWNTLGEESTGTGTARYVDSSVERLQVRLIGADRNRYLVTVNGHPIPLLATDSPDVQVGGVRYRAWQPPSALHPTITVDGPLRFELVDGFTGFSKGGCTYHVSHPGGRAYDTPPVNAVEAESRRGRRFEAIGFTPGTVDLADLREKRARQSTDGGASGILDLRRVRTVLR; this comes from the coding sequence ATGGCAATCAAGGTGGCGCTGGAGCACCGCACGAGCTACACGTTCGACCGGCTGGTCAAGGTGTACCCGCACGTGGTCCGGCTGCGTCCCGCGCCGCACTCGCGCACGCCGATCGAGGCCTACTCGCTGCAGGTCGAACCCGCCGACCACTTCATCAACTGGCAACAGGACGCCTTCGGTAACTTCGTGGGGCGCTTGGTATTTCCGAACCGCGCCACCCGCCTGAGCATCACCGTCGGCCTGATCGCCGACCTCAAGGTCATCAACCCGTTCGACTTCTTCATCGAGGAATGGGCCGAAACCGTCCCGTTCGCCTACCCGGACAACCTGCTCGAGGACCTCAAGCCCTACCTGCGTCCCGTCGACGACGCCGACGATCTGACGGCGGCCTGGGTCCGGAACTTCGACGTGGTGCCGGGCACCGGCACCATCGACTTCCTGGTGTCGCTGAACCGGGCGGTCACCGCCGACGTCGGCTACAGCGTCCGCCTCGAACCCGGCGTCCAGACACCGGATTTCACCCTGCGCACCGGCATCGGCTCGTGCCGGGACTCCGCCTGGCTCCTGGTCGCGATCCTGCGGAAGATGGGCTTCGCGGCCCGCTTCGTGTCCGGTTATCTCGTACAGCTGAGCGCCGACATCGAGGCGCTCGACGGACCCTCGGGCCCCGCCGCCGACTTCACCGACCTGCACGCCTGGACCGAGGTGTACATCCCTGGCGCCGGCTGGGTCGGCCTCGACCCGACCTCCGGTCTGCTCGCCGGGGAGGGCCACATCCCGCTGTCGGCGACGCCGCACCCGGAATCGGCGGCCCCGATCACCGGCGCCGTCGAACCGTGCGAATCCACCCTCGACTTCGTCAACGTGGTGACGCGGGTGCACGAGGACCCGCGCGTCACCCTGCCCTACACCGAACAGGCGTGGGAATCGATCCAAGCCCTCGGCGCAGTCATCGACGACCGGATGGCCGAACGCGACGTGCGCCTGACGGTCGGCGGCGAACCCACCTTCGTCTCGATCGACAACCAGACCGACGACGAATGGACCACGGCCGCCGACGGACCGCACAAGCGCACACTCGCTTCCGCGCTGACCGCGCAGCTGAAAGCCGCCTGGGCGCCCGACGGGCTGGTGCAGCGCAGCCAGGGTAAGTGGTATCCGGGAGAGCCGTTGCCGCGCTGGCAGATCGGGCTGATGTGGCGCACCGACGGGACGCCGCTGTGGACCGATGCGACGCTGCTGGCCGATCCATGGTCCGGGGAGTCTCATGCGGCCGCAACGGATGCGGCGCGCCGGCTGCTTGCCGAGATCGCCGCCGGACTCGGATTGCCGGACAGCCAGGTGCGTCCGGCGTACGAGGACGCCCTCGCCCGGCTGGCCGACGCCGTCCGCCGGCCCGAAGGGGATCCGGTCACCGACGATCTGGCCGACGACGGCGCGGCACAGCGGAAAGCCCTGGCGGACAAGCTCGATGCCGCGGTCACCGAACCCGCGGCCCACGTCCTGCCGCTGCACCGCAGCGACGACGACTCCGGCTGGGTCTCCGCCGACTGGCGCCTGCGCCGCGGGCGACTGGTGCTCACGGGCGGCGATTCCCCGGCGGGCTTGCGGTTGCCGCTGAACTCGATCAGTTGGCAGCCGCCGCGGCCGGTGCCCGACGCCGACCCGCTGGCGCCCGGGCGCGCCGACAACCCCGCCGGACCGGCGACCGTCGTCAGCGCCGACGGCGCGCCCACCACCGCCCTGGTGGCCGAGGTACGTGACGGCCTGCTGTACGTATTCCTGCCGCCCACAACGGAATTCGACGATTTCGCCGATCTGGTCGGACGGATCGAGAAGGCCGCCGCGAACATCGGCGTGCCCGTCGTGCTCGAAGGCTACGGACCGCCGCCGGACGCCAGGCTCCAGCAGATGACCGTCACCCCCGACCCCGGCGTCATCGAGGTCAACGTGGCGCCGACGGCGGGCTTCGCCGAGCAGGCCGCACAACTGGAGACGCTGTACGAGGCGGCCCGGCAGGCCCGGCTCGGCACGGAGTCCTTCGACGTCGACGGCACCCACGGTGGCACCGGTGGCGGCAACCACATCACCCTCGGCGGCGTCACGCCCGCCGACTCACCGCTGCTGCGCCGGCCCGACCTGCTGGTGTCGATGTTGACGTACTGGCAACGGCATCCGGCGCTGTCGTACCTGTTCTCCGGCCGGTTCATCGGGACCACGTCGCAGGCCCCGCGTGTCGACGAAGGCCGCCTCGAGGCGCTGTACGAGCTCGAGATCGCATTCGCGGAGATCGACCGAGTCGCTGAGGGATCGCCGTGGGCCATCGACCGCGCCCTGCGGCACCTCCTGACCGACATCACCGGGAACACGCACCGCGCCGAGTTCTGCATCGACAAGCTCTACAACCCCGACAGCGCCCGCGGCCGGCTCGGCCTGCTCGAGCTCCGCGGCTTCGAGATGCCGCCGCATTTCCAGATGGCCATGGTGCAGTCGCTGCTGGTGCGGTCACTGGTCGCCTGGTTCTGGGACGAGCCACTGCGGGCCCCGCTGATCCGGCACGGCGAGAACCTGCACGGCCGATACCTGTTGCCGCACTTCATCATCCAAGACATCGCCGAGGTCGCGGCCGACCTGCGGGCGCACGGCATCGCGTTCGACACCAGCTGGCTGGACCCGTTCACCGAGTTCCGCTTTCCGCGGATCGGCAGCGTGATCCTGGACGGCGCCGAACTGGAGCTGCGCGGCGCCATCGAGCCGTGGAACACCCTGGGTGAGGAATCGACCGGCACCGGCACCGCGCGCTACGTCGACTCCTCGGTGGAACGGCTGCAGGTCCGGTTGATCGGCGCCGACCGCAACCGGTACCTGGTCACGGTCAACGGCCATCCCATCCCGCTGCTCGCCACCGACTCACCGGACGTCCAGGTCGGCGGCGTCCGGTACCGGGCGTGGCAACCTCCGAGCGCGCTGCACCCCACCATCACCGTCGACGGGCCGCTGCGGTTCGAGCTGGTGGACGGCTTCACGGGATTCTCCAAAGGTGGCTGTACCTACCACGTCTCACACCCCGGCGGCCGCGCCTACGACACCCCGCCGGTCAACGCCGTCGAGGCCGAGTCGCGTCGGGGCCGTCGTTTCGAGGCCATCGGATTCACCCCGGGCACTGTTGATCTGGCCGATCTCCGGGAGAAGCGGGCCCGTCAATCCACCGATGGCGGTGCGTCGGGCATCCTCGATCTGCGCCGGGTGCGTACCGTTCTGCGGTAA
- a CDS encoding DUF389 domain-containing protein, producing the protein MLHLRVITPPELADSVLELYRHHGGIANVVAHPGAAIDPRGDVITADIARDAADGLISGLRALGIDQDGAITMEVLDTVLSTAAYRAEDEIDGDGEDAVVWDELVLRTREQSSLGISYMAFLCIACLLAAVGVLTDSAITVVGAMVVGPEFGPLAALAVAVVRRKGYLAKRAALALLVGFPAAMLVTAVATLGFEALGWVTLRSIHQLQNVDFIFQVGPFSFVVALLAGAAGMLSLVTSKSAALVGVFISVTTVPAAGMSVVAATTRDWDVALASAGQLAVNMVGIVAAGVLVLAGYNRARRH; encoded by the coding sequence GTGCTGCATCTACGCGTGATCACCCCGCCGGAACTCGCCGATTCGGTGCTCGAGCTCTACCGGCACCACGGCGGCATCGCCAACGTGGTGGCCCACCCGGGCGCCGCGATCGATCCGCGCGGCGACGTGATCACCGCCGACATCGCCCGCGACGCCGCCGACGGGCTGATCAGCGGGCTGCGGGCGCTCGGCATCGACCAGGACGGCGCCATCACGATGGAGGTGCTCGACACCGTGCTGTCGACGGCCGCCTACCGCGCCGAGGACGAGATCGACGGCGACGGCGAAGACGCCGTGGTCTGGGACGAGCTGGTGCTGCGCACCCGGGAGCAGAGCAGCCTCGGCATCTCCTACATGGCGTTCCTGTGCATCGCATGTCTGCTGGCCGCGGTCGGCGTCCTGACCGATTCGGCGATCACCGTCGTCGGCGCGATGGTGGTGGGCCCCGAATTCGGGCCGCTGGCCGCGCTGGCGGTGGCGGTGGTGCGGCGCAAGGGCTATCTCGCCAAACGCGCGGCGCTGGCCCTGCTCGTCGGCTTCCCGGCGGCGATGCTCGTCACAGCCGTGGCCACGCTCGGCTTCGAGGCGCTGGGCTGGGTGACGCTGCGCAGCATCCACCAGCTGCAGAACGTCGACTTCATCTTCCAGGTCGGCCCGTTCTCGTTCGTGGTGGCACTGCTGGCCGGAGCGGCCGGGATGCTTTCCCTCGTGACCTCGAAATCGGCTGCACTGGTTGGGGTCTTCATCTCGGTGACGACGGTCCCCGCGGCCGGCATGTCGGTGGTCGCGGCCACCACACGCGACTGGGATGTGGCCCTGGCGTCGGCCGGACAGCTGGCAGTCAACATGGTCGGCATCGTGGCGGCGGGGGTGCTGGTCCTGGCCGGGTACAACCGGGCCCGCCGCCACTAA
- a CDS encoding winged helix-turn-helix transcriptional regulator — protein sequence MTALQGVLAERDKWSAVGQCAIEKTMSLVGTKSAMLLMREAYYGTTRFDDFAKRVGITKAATSARLAELVAAGLLTKRPYQEPGQRSRDEYVLTQAGTDFMPVVWAMFEWGRKHLGDTGLRLTHLGCGADATVQIRCADGHEVPPDELGMKLARRRGR from the coding sequence ATGACAGCGCTACAGGGTGTGCTCGCCGAACGCGACAAGTGGTCGGCGGTCGGTCAGTGCGCCATCGAGAAGACGATGTCGTTGGTGGGCACCAAATCCGCCATGCTGCTCATGCGCGAGGCCTACTACGGCACAACACGTTTCGACGACTTCGCCAAGCGGGTCGGCATCACCAAGGCCGCCACGTCGGCACGGCTCGCGGAACTGGTGGCGGCCGGCCTGCTGACGAAACGACCGTACCAGGAGCCGGGTCAGCGCAGCCGCGACGAGTATGTGCTGACGCAGGCCGGCACGGACTTCATGCCGGTGGTGTGGGCGATGTTCGAGTGGGGCCGCAAACACCTGGGCGACACCGGCCTGCGGCTGACCCACCTGGGCTGCGGCGCCGATGCCACGGTCCAGATTCGGTGCGCGGACGGACACGAAGTGCCGCCCGACGAACTCGGGATGAAGCTGGCACGCCGCCGCGGTCGGTAA
- a CDS encoding thiolase family protein, which translates to MSGYTDRDAVIVAAVRTPVGKGKANGALHDVLPADLLAHSLRSVVERTGVDPVLVDDVISGAVTQAGDQAANIARNAVLGAGFPESVPGTTVDRQCGSSQQAISFAAQGVLAGSYDAVIAAGVESMSRVPMGAAVLPGSNPFGVGMAERYPEGLVPQGISAELIAARWNFSRTQLDEFSAASHEKAARAAKDGLFDNELVPVAGLTADEIIRPGTSVETLSGLKPAFYSDAYAARFPQIRWEITPGNSSPLSDGSAAVMITSGAFARGHGLTPLARIHTMTAVGSDPLYMLTGVIPATEKVLARSGLSLSDIDLFEVNEAFAPVVLAWAADTGADLAKTNVNGGAIAIGHPLGASGARIMSTLVNALDQRGGRYGLQVMCEGGGMANATIIERL; encoded by the coding sequence ATGTCGGGATACACAGACCGCGATGCCGTGATCGTCGCGGCGGTACGCACGCCGGTCGGCAAGGGTAAGGCGAACGGCGCGCTGCACGACGTCCTCCCCGCCGATCTGCTCGCCCACAGCCTGCGGTCCGTGGTCGAACGCACGGGCGTCGACCCCGTCCTGGTCGACGACGTCATCAGCGGCGCGGTCACGCAAGCCGGCGATCAGGCCGCCAACATCGCCCGAAACGCCGTGCTGGGCGCGGGTTTTCCCGAGAGTGTGCCCGGCACCACCGTCGACCGGCAGTGTGGCAGTTCGCAGCAGGCCATCTCGTTCGCCGCGCAGGGCGTGCTGGCCGGGTCCTACGACGCGGTGATCGCCGCGGGCGTCGAGTCGATGTCCCGCGTCCCGATGGGCGCCGCCGTCCTGCCGGGCAGCAACCCGTTCGGTGTCGGCATGGCCGAGCGCTACCCCGAGGGGCTTGTCCCCCAGGGCATCAGCGCCGAGCTGATCGCGGCGCGCTGGAACTTCTCCCGGACCCAGCTGGACGAATTCTCCGCCGCCAGCCACGAGAAGGCGGCCCGCGCCGCCAAGGACGGGCTGTTCGACAACGAACTGGTGCCGGTGGCGGGCCTGACCGCCGATGAGATCATCCGGCCGGGCACCTCGGTGGAGACGCTGTCCGGCCTGAAGCCGGCGTTCTACAGCGACGCCTACGCCGCGCGCTTCCCCCAAATCCGTTGGGAGATCACGCCCGGCAACTCGTCGCCGCTGTCCGACGGCAGCGCCGCGGTCATGATCACCAGCGGTGCCTTCGCCCGCGGCCACGGGCTCACGCCACTCGCCCGCATCCACACCATGACCGCGGTGGGATCGGATCCGCTGTATATGCTGACCGGCGTCATCCCGGCGACCGAGAAGGTGCTGGCCCGCTCCGGGCTGTCACTGTCCGACATCGACCTGTTCGAGGTGAACGAGGCGTTCGCGCCGGTCGTGCTCGCCTGGGCGGCCGACACCGGGGCGGACCTCGCCAAGACCAACGTCAACGGCGGCGCCATCGCCATCGGCCACCCGCTCGGCGCCAGCGGCGCCCGCATCATGAGCACCCTGGTCAATGCCCTCGACCAGCGCGGCGGACGCTACGGCCTGCAGGTCATGTGTGAGGGCGGCGGCATGGCGAACGCCACCATCATCGAGCGGCTGTAG
- a CDS encoding nitroreductase family deazaflavin-dependent oxidoreductase yields MTEFTDAASFHAFNAAIVDEFRANGGKVGGQFEGGNLLLLHTTGAKSGQPRMSPLAYLPVDGKILIVGSKAGAPTHPDWVHNLRANPAARIEIGEDEYDVVARELPDDEREATYPLITAVAPVFADYQAKTSRVIPLFELVRA; encoded by the coding sequence ATGACCGAATTCACGGACGCCGCGTCCTTCCATGCCTTCAATGCCGCCATCGTCGACGAGTTCCGCGCCAACGGCGGCAAGGTCGGTGGACAGTTCGAGGGTGGCAACCTGCTGCTGTTGCACACCACGGGCGCCAAGTCGGGTCAGCCGCGCATGTCGCCGCTGGCGTACCTCCCGGTCGACGGGAAGATCCTCATCGTCGGTTCCAAGGCCGGCGCTCCCACGCACCCCGACTGGGTCCACAACCTGCGCGCCAACCCGGCGGCCCGCATCGAGATCGGCGAAGACGAGTACGACGTCGTCGCCCGCGAACTGCCCGATGACGAGCGCGAGGCCACGTATCCGCTGATCACGGCCGTGGCCCCCGTCTTCGCCGACTACCAGGCGAAGACGTCGCGCGTCATCCCGCTGTTCGAACTCGTCCGCGCCTGA